The Anaerolineales bacterium region CCAGCCACGCCGAGTCCTTCGCTGCCATACAAGATGACCGCGTTTTCGGCTTTCAACAACGCCTCTCCAGCCTCGCTCTTCTTCGCCAAATCATGGATCGCTTTCGCTTCGTTGCCATATTCATAGCGTTCAGTGAACGATGCGAATTTATCGAGTTTGGTCTCACGCGGGTTCAACACGATCAACGTCGCGCCGCGTTCTTTCGCTTGCTTCACGCGTAGATACCAGATCGGCGCTTCTTGGTACAAGTCGGAAGCCACGACGACGATGGCTGTCCCCTTCCCCATCGCGCCGAAGTTCGTACCGACGCTCACGCCAACGAGCGATGTCAATTCGCCGCCCGCCATGTGCGAATACAAGTACGCCTTTCCACCCGCGTGGTCGGTAAGCGTTTTCAGGTTGTACAGGTCTTCGTTAGAAAGTCTTCCCGAAGCCAGCACAACAAAATTTTTCTTGGCTTTGAAGAAATTTTCGGCGGCAAGTTTGGTGGCGGCATCCCATGACGCGCGCGCTAATTTTTTGTCCTTGCGGATGAGCGGCTTCGATAGCCGCGTCTCGCCTTCCGCGTAGTGATATGCAAAACGACCTTTATCGCAGATCCAGATCTCGTTCACTTCTTCGTTCTGGCGGGGCATCACGCGCTTGACGACGATCTCACCGTCCGTTTGGGCTTCGCGGCGCGTATTCAAGGTGGTGTTGCATCCGACGGGGCATTGCGTACAAATCGAAGGAGAGGCGTCCAACTCCCACGGGCGGGCGCCGAAGCGGAAGTCTACGGTGGTCAACGCGCCGACGGGGCAGATGTCGGTGGTGTTGCCGGAGAAAACTGAATCAAACCCGGGGTCCGAAGAAGAAACGATCTGCATCGTGCGTCCGCGTTGGTCGAATTCGAGAACTGCATCCCCCGCGATCTCATCCTGAAAGCGGATACAACGCGCGCACTGGATACAGCGTTCCTGATCGAGAAAAATTAATTCGCCCAGCGGTTTTTGTTTCGCAAGATGCATTTTCTCATCGTAGAGGAAGCGGCTCTTGCCGGGACCATGCTCCATGGTGAGATTCTGCAACGGACACTCGCCGCCCTTGTCACAGACGGGGCAATCGAGCGGGTGCGAAGTGAGCAAAAATTCGAGATTACCCTTTTGCCCCTCGTTCGCCTTTGCGGATTGGGTCAGCACAACCATGCCTTCTTCGGCTTTGTTCGTGCAGGCGGTTTCGAGTTTGGGCATAAATTGGATCTTCGGCGCGCCGTTCTCCATCACGAATTCCCCCGTGGCGCGATCGCGCATGGGACGTCCAATCTCCACAAGGCACATGCGGCACATGCCGACCGGTTCAAGTTTCGGGTGATGACAAAATACAGGAATATCAATGCCCGCCAGTTTGGCGGCATCCACTACGTTCAGTCCTTCGGGAACGGTGACTTGTTTTTCGTTGATCGTAAGAGTGACTTGTTTACTCATGATTCTTTTACCGCGGTATCGAAATCTTTTCTGAAACGCTCGATACCCGACACCACCGCCATTGTGGAGAATTCGCCCAGCGCGCACAAACATTTTCCTTGCATTTGTTTGGCGACGTTCAAGAGCAAATCCACGTCCGCTTTGGTCGCGTCGCCGCTGTGAATGCGTTCGGTGAGATGCGACATCCAGTAGGTGCCTTCGCGACAGGGCGTGCATTTGCCGCACGATTCGTGTTTGAAGAAATGGACGGTCTTGTTGATGAGCCAGTCCATCGAAACGGTGTCGTCAACCACAATGATAGAAGCAGATCCAAGTTCGGATTTGAGCGTGCGGACGTTGGCATAGTCCATCGGGGTATCGAGAACTTTTTCATCATCCACAAGAATTAGCGAAGAGGACGCGCCAGCAGGCATGATCGCTTTGACCGTACGCGAATCTTGCACGCCGCCGCCATATTTGTAGATCAAGTCGCGGAAGGTTACGCCGAACGGCAGTTCATAATTGCCCGGCTTGCGGACGCGCCCGGAAAGTGAAAAAATCTTCACGCCGGGGCTATCCGCAGTGCCCATCGCCTTGTACCATTCCGCGCCATTCGTCAGAATCATCGGCACGTTGGTAAAAGTCTCGACGTTGTTGATGATGGTCGGCTTGCCGTATAACCCAACCGCAGGCGGAAACGGCGGACGCACGCGCGGCTGTCCGCGTTTGCCTTCGAGCGATTC contains the following coding sequences:
- the nuoG gene encoding NADH-quinone oxidoreductase subunit NuoG, translated to MSKQVTLTINEKQVTVPEGLNVVDAAKLAGIDIPVFCHHPKLEPVGMCRMCLVEIGRPMRDRATGEFVMENGAPKIQFMPKLETACTNKAEEGMVVLTQSAKANEGQKGNLEFLLTSHPLDCPVCDKGGECPLQNLTMEHGPGKSRFLYDEKMHLAKQKPLGELIFLDQERCIQCARCIRFQDEIAGDAVLEFDQRGRTMQIVSSSDPGFDSVFSGNTTDICPVGALTTVDFRFGARPWELDASPSICTQCPVGCNTTLNTRREAQTDGEIVVKRVMPRQNEEVNEIWICDKGRFAYHYAEGETRLSKPLIRKDKKLARASWDAATKLAAENFFKAKKNFVVLASGRLSNEDLYNLKTLTDHAGGKAYLYSHMAGGELTSLVGVSVGTNFGAMGKGTAIVVVASDLYQEAPIWYLRVKQAKERGATLIVLNPRETKLDKFASFTERYEYGNEAKAIHDLAKKSEAGEALLKAENAVILYGSEGLGVAGSQSLATACAKVLNDNGFVGKPNNGLIGVWERANDQGAWEMGFAVEDGLAKALKGKSVYIVGADPVNDDPKLAKALAEAEFVAVQDVMETATTEIADVVLPAQAFTEREGTLTSGERRVQRFYPAVPVTGESKPDFAITSQIARHMGVILEGTSASVVFDLLAETVKSFEGLDYAKLAEVREQFPIVGRGDMYYGGTTYENKHGLGVHLSAATTRGERVSIPRVEREAVPHPKEKELLAVPVNKLYHRGTTLMSAELLHERIGAASVSLHPDAAARLGLSAGQTVNVSFNGTSGAAVVKLDDSIDEGVALVPRSMGIAIREPVAVKVKA
- the nuoF gene encoding NADH-quinone oxidoreductase subunit NuoF; its protein translation is MPHILLRHREIPDIHELSVYKKNGGFAAFQNAVTKMKPNEVTDVVKNSGLRGRGGAGFPTGMKWSFIDNKNWPHYVVANADESEPGTFKDREIMEGNPFQFLEGLAIGCYAVGANAAYVYLRGEFWELGASLDEKIAEMEEAGFLGDKLFGTDYSLRIYTHLGAGAYICGEETALLESLEGKRGQPRVRPPFPPAVGLYGKPTIINNVETFTNVPMILTNGAEWYKAMGTADSPGVKIFSLSGRVRKPGNYELPFGVTFRDLIYKYGGGVQDSRTVKAIMPAGASSSLILVDDEKVLDTPMDYANVRTLKSELGSASIIVVDDTVSMDWLINKTVHFFKHESCGKCTPCREGTYWMSHLTERIHSGDATKADVDLLLNVAKQMQGKCLCALGEFSTMAVVSGIERFRKDFDTAVKES